From Acidobacteriota bacterium, one genomic window encodes:
- a CDS encoding TonB family protein, with the protein MRTISTFFVILVLSVFTILAQRTDQGTLGAVSKSGNGLGDCPLKHTKVSTDISGFLARVTVVQEFENSFAEPIEAVYTFPLSQNSAVDSMTMTIGTRTIRGTIMKRVEARKIYEAAKNDGKTASLLDQERPNVFTQSVANILPGEKIVVEISYVETLKYDDGSYEFVFPMTVAPRYSPGSVADSSRISPVYAETRPGHDISIEVNLNAGVPVESIRSTSHEIDTLALGAAGGKITLRDAETIPNKDFILRYDVTGKRIEDAILTHRGPSGGFFTMILQPPDEPRVEDMMPKEIVFVLDVSGSMSGFPIEKAKEAIRLSLDGLYPHDTFNLVTFAGDTDVLFDKPVPATRANLDRAMAFLESEGGGGGTEMMKAITAALAPTDSQEHIRIVCFMTDGLVGNEAEIIAEVRKHKNARVFSFGIGDSTNRYLLDRIAEAGRGEAEYVSLSGDGSLAARKFYERVRTPLLTDISINWNGLPVSQVNPARVGDLFSAKPVLIQGRYAKAASGKLSIRGKLGGREYVREIEVNLPESEPANAVLATLWARTRIDQLIADSTFYNSDEEESFVKMPRATQAEITNIGLKFGIMTEFTSFVAVEEQVRTNGGKSRTVLVPSEVGEGIDPSVGDARNQTVTRSYNLPRTVANVAGVALGRGQGSGNGVGDGSEDTDTIAPKLVSGGVVNGKAINLVKPSYPAAALAVRANGAVTVEIIIDEQGKVVSAASISGHPLLRAAAVRAALQSEFSITLIGGQPTKVSGVIVYNFEANQTPVAKDSPIRAEKRLTAEEFEAIRRAVEEREAENRRQAVEAERTLFIEQKLHFWVFALYERLEKGQAAPAPNETKFVRDGRAALEIEVTDLSRQTLDRLRGIGFVIESTGPAAAKKPIVTGWIPIEKIREMIGVAEVRLIVPKVL; encoded by the coding sequence ATGCGCACGATTTCAACGTTCTTTGTCATTCTCGTTCTGTCGGTTTTCACGATTCTCGCGCAGCGTACCGATCAGGGAACGCTCGGTGCCGTTTCCAAATCCGGGAACGGACTCGGAGACTGTCCGCTCAAACACACAAAGGTCAGCACAGACATCAGCGGATTTCTGGCGCGCGTCACGGTCGTTCAGGAATTCGAGAATTCGTTCGCGGAACCGATCGAGGCCGTCTACACGTTCCCGCTCTCGCAGAATTCGGCCGTTGATTCGATGACGATGACGATCGGAACGCGGACGATTCGCGGAACGATCATGAAACGCGTTGAAGCGCGGAAGATCTACGAAGCGGCGAAAAACGACGGGAAAACGGCGAGTCTGCTTGATCAGGAACGTCCGAACGTCTTCACTCAATCGGTCGCGAACATCCTTCCGGGCGAAAAGATCGTCGTCGAGATCAGCTATGTCGAGACGCTCAAATACGACGACGGTTCGTACGAATTCGTCTTTCCGATGACCGTCGCGCCGCGCTATTCGCCGGGTTCAGTCGCTGATTCGAGCAGGATCTCACCGGTTTATGCCGAAACGCGGCCCGGGCACGACATATCGATCGAGGTCAACCTCAACGCCGGCGTTCCGGTCGAATCGATCCGCTCGACCTCGCACGAGATCGACACGCTCGCGCTCGGCGCCGCGGGCGGGAAGATCACGCTCAGGGACGCGGAGACGATCCCGAACAAGGATTTCATTCTCCGTTACGACGTTACGGGAAAGCGCATTGAAGACGCGATTCTCACGCATCGCGGGCCAAGCGGAGGGTTTTTCACGATGATCCTGCAGCCGCCCGACGAGCCGCGCGTCGAGGATATGATGCCGAAAGAGATCGTTTTCGTGCTTGACGTTTCGGGCTCGATGTCCGGCTTCCCGATCGAAAAAGCAAAGGAAGCGATCCGACTTTCGCTCGACGGGCTCTATCCGCACGATACATTCAATCTCGTCACGTTTGCCGGCGACACGGACGTCTTGTTCGACAAGCCAGTGCCCGCAACGCGCGCGAATCTTGACCGGGCGATGGCGTTTCTCGAGTCGGAGGGCGGCGGCGGCGGAACGGAAATGATGAAAGCGATCACGGCCGCGCTTGCGCCGACGGATTCGCAGGAACATATCCGGATCGTGTGCTTTATGACCGACGGGCTCGTCGGCAACGAGGCCGAGATCATCGCCGAAGTTCGGAAACACAAAAACGCGCGCGTCTTTAGTTTTGGGATCGGCGATTCTACGAACCGTTATCTGCTCGACCGGATCGCCGAAGCGGGCCGCGGCGAGGCTGAATACGTTTCACTTTCGGGCGACGGTTCGTTGGCGGCGCGGAAGTTCTACGAGCGCGTCAGGACACCGCTCCTGACCGATATCTCGATCAATTGGAACGGCCTGCCGGTTTCGCAGGTCAATCCCGCGCGCGTCGGGGATCTCTTTTCGGCGAAACCGGTCCTTATTCAGGGCCGGTACGCAAAAGCCGCGTCCGGAAAACTCAGTATCAGGGGAAAGCTCGGCGGACGCGAATATGTTCGCGAGATCGAGGTCAATCTCCCGGAATCCGAACCCGCGAACGCCGTTCTAGCGACGCTTTGGGCACGCACCAGGATCGATCAGCTGATCGCGGACAGCACATTCTACAATTCCGACGAGGAAGAATCGTTCGTGAAAATGCCGCGCGCAACGCAGGCCGAGATCACGAACATCGGACTTAAGTTCGGAATCATGACGGAGTTCACGTCGTTCGTCGCCGTTGAGGAACAGGTCCGCACCAATGGCGGAAAATCAAGGACGGTTCTTGTGCCGTCGGAGGTCGGCGAGGGAATCGATCCGTCGGTCGGCGACGCCAGGAATCAGACCGTAACTCGCAGTTACAACTTGCCGAGGACGGTCGCCAACGTTGCCGGCGTCGCTCTTGGACGGGGTCAGGGGTCGGGAAATGGTGTGGGCGACGGTTCTGAAGACACGGACACCATCGCCCCGAAACTCGTATCCGGCGGCGTCGTCAACGGCAAGGCGATAAACCTCGTTAAGCCCTCTTATCCGGCCGCCGCGCTCGCTGTCCGGGCAAACGGCGCTGTTACCGTTGAGATTATCATCGACGAGCAGGGCAAGGTCGTTTCGGCGGCCTCCATTTCAGGTCATCCTCTGTTGCGGGCCGCCGCAGTCCGTGCCGCGCTTCAGTCAGAATTCTCGATCACCTTGATCGGCGGTCAACCGACAAAAGTAAGTGGGGTAATCGTTTACAATTTTGAGGCGAACCAAACGCCGGTCGCCAAGGACTCTCCGATCCGAGCGGAAAAGCGCCTGACGGCCGAGGAGTTCGAGGCGATCCGCCGCGCTGTCGAAGAACGCGAAGCCGAAAACCGGCGTCAGGCGGTTGAGGCTGAAAGGACGCTCTTTATCGAGCAAAAACTGCATTTTTGGGTCTTCGCCCTCTACGAGCGACTTGAAAAGGGTCAGGCCGCACCGGCGCCGAACGAAACGAAGTTCGTCCGCGACGGCCGCGCGGCGCTTGAGATCGAAGTTACCGATCTCTCTCGCCAAACGCTCGACCGTTTGCGCGGCATCGGATTCGTGATCGAATCGACCGGGCCCGCAGCCGCGAAGAAACCGATCGTCACCGGCTGGATTCCGATCGAGAAGATCAGGGAAATGATCGGCGTCGCTGAGGTCCGATTGATCGTTCCAAAGGTTCTTTGA
- a CDS encoding ABC transporter ATP-binding protein: MEEFKKFARYYRPYKLHFVFGVLFIFLGMLFGLYVPWLIGSAIDDLRIGVYNESLTLGRVSAHIAVILFVSLTSGTFLFWQRRLLINASRHIEYDMRRDFYASLIVQPLEFFHNNRVGDLMARATNDLSAVRQIVGPMILYSCQAIFALLIILPILFGTSVKLTLLMLIPMPFVSLTVKYLGGQIHVRFEKIQEYFSSITARAQENLTGVRVIRAYAQEASEIERFQELNREYSAQNLRLVKFSAAMRPLLYFFIGLGFVIIVAFGVPMAIRGEITAGNFTSYILYLQRMIWYLIALGYVVNLYQRGTASLKRFNAILETEPTIRDSEAAREHPPIKGRIEFRDLTFAYNGKSVLKNIDLTVEQGKTVALVGKTGSGKSTLVSLVPRLIEAPEGSILIDGVAIGDYRIEQLRRSIGFVPQETFLFSDTIAENISFGVESVGKDDLDLEPLDSRIAHAATVAGVADDIKQFPYKYEQRLGERGITLSGGQKQRTAIARAVMRDPRILILDDSLSAVDTYTEETILHNLRDVRTDRTTLIVSHRVSTIRDADLICVLNDGRIVERGTHDELLKLGGEYAELYERQLLEEELEATE; this comes from the coding sequence ATGGAAGAATTCAAGAAATTCGCCCGATACTACCGACCTTATAAACTGCACTTCGTGTTCGGTGTTCTTTTCATCTTCCTTGGAATGCTCTTCGGGCTCTATGTTCCGTGGCTGATCGGCAGCGCAATCGACGATCTGCGGATCGGCGTTTACAACGAATCGCTGACTCTCGGACGGGTCAGCGCGCACATCGCCGTGATCCTTTTCGTGAGTTTGACGAGCGGCACTTTTCTTTTCTGGCAGCGCCGGCTTCTGATAAACGCCTCGCGGCACATCGAATACGATATGCGGCGCGATTTCTATGCGTCCCTGATCGTTCAGCCGCTCGAGTTTTTCCATAACAACCGCGTCGGCGACCTGATGGCGCGGGCGACGAACGATCTTTCGGCGGTCCGGCAGATCGTCGGACCGATGATCCTTTATTCGTGTCAGGCGATCTTCGCGCTTCTCATCATCCTGCCGATCCTCTTTGGTACGAGCGTCAAACTGACGCTGCTGATGCTTATTCCGATGCCGTTCGTTTCGTTGACGGTGAAGTATCTCGGCGGCCAGATACACGTCAGGTTCGAGAAGATTCAGGAGTATTTTTCGAGCATCACGGCCCGCGCGCAAGAGAATCTGACCGGCGTCCGCGTCATTCGCGCGTACGCGCAGGAAGCGTCGGAGATCGAACGTTTTCAGGAACTTAACCGCGAATACTCGGCGCAGAATCTGCGGCTGGTCAAGTTTTCGGCGGCGATGCGCCCGCTGCTCTACTTTTTCATCGGCCTCGGATTCGTGATCATCGTCGCGTTCGGCGTCCCGATGGCGATCCGCGGCGAGATCACCGCCGGCAACTTCACGTCGTACATTCTTTATCTGCAGCGGATGATCTGGTATCTCATCGCGCTCGGCTACGTCGTCAATCTTTATCAACGGGGAACCGCGAGCCTGAAACGCTTCAACGCGATCCTCGAGACGGAGCCGACGATCCGCGATTCCGAGGCGGCGCGCGAACATCCGCCGATCAAGGGCCGCATCGAGTTTCGGGATCTGACGTTCGCGTACAACGGAAAAAGCGTTCTCAAGAATATCGACCTGACCGTCGAGCAAGGCAAGACCGTGGCGCTTGTCGGCAAGACAGGCAGCGGAAAATCGACGCTCGTCAGTCTCGTCCCGCGCCTGATCGAAGCGCCGGAGGGTTCGATCCTGATCGACGGTGTCGCGATCGGCGATTACAGAATCGAGCAACTCCGAAGATCGATCGGATTCGTTCCGCAGGAAACATTCCTCTTCTCGGATACGATCGCCGAAAATATCTCGTTCGGGGTCGAAAGCGTTGGCAAGGATGACCTCGATCTCGAACCCCTGGATTCGAGGATCGCCCACGCGGCGACGGTTGCGGGCGTTGCGGACGACATCAAGCAGTTTCCGTACAAATATGAACAGCGCCTCGGCGAACGCGGCATCACGCTTTCCGGAGGCCAGAAACAGCGCACGGCGATCGCGCGCGCGGTGATGCGCGATCCGCGGATACTGATCCTCGACGATTCGCTGTCGGCGGTCGACACGTACACCGAGGAGACGATCCTCCACAATCTGCGCGACGTCCGCACGGATCGCACGACGCTGATCGTCTCGCACCGCGTCTCGACGATTCGCGACGCCGATCTGATCTGCGTTCTCAACGACGGCAGGATTGTTGAACGCGGAACGCACGACGAACTGCTGAAACTCGGCGGCGAGTACGCCGAACTCTACGAGCGGCAACTTCTGGAAGAAGAACTCGAAGCAACGGAATGA
- a CDS encoding PD40 domain-containing protein — protein MSEVSPKTFTFGDFRLDVDEKLLWKCGETVSLPPKVFEVLSLLVENQGRIVSKNQIMDRVWAEAFVEESNLTQSVYMLRRTLGTGRDGENIIETVPRRGFRIAIPITNGETPVCEEPDSDAPATNRRASFNRLKVAIVVMTILVTTALLALAAVKFLNSATASNAPVENVSFQRLTFTGDIASPVISPDGKSIAFVRDGAIHLQDVSTGSLLRLNIVDQNDFGNLQFSPDGENLFFRNDRRTNAAGDVFQVSRFGGAARAVLENSWSSVGIAPDGKRFSFIRHFPKSGKWALKVKDALTTEERTLVERDSPNSFYHTGFPAWSPDGKSIVIVAQERPTSTIYVVDVETGEAKKQNTPRFVQIEQTVWTAKGDGILIVGREKGRFFQLWRMSLPSGELRRITNDLNIYRHISLSADGKNLIAEQQTFYSHLWVAPADDPENQRQLTTGNLNRDGNAGMAWAPDGSIIFASRVTGDIDLWSVRPSDGLSQQLTRNAGSNNVNPAVSSDGQYIFFESNRSGKRHIWRIGIKGENPTQITFSEKEEEFYPTISADGSWLYYVQRNGNGNFVSRKSLVDGKTETITEQGKFSPNTLLSLSPDGNYLAFHNIADVGDDDAPRRTTELGVVSLREQNRVKIHTLPLLGGTFLWTADGSAYDYVVNTREGGMVQRRTLDESSEARTVMTIPNTRIFGISWSPDRKQLAIARGKQERDVILLRSFD, from the coding sequence ATGAGCGAAGTTTCCCCAAAGACATTCACCTTCGGCGATTTCCGGCTTGACGTCGACGAGAAGCTGCTATGGAAATGCGGGGAAACCGTCTCACTTCCACCGAAGGTCTTCGAAGTACTGAGTCTGCTGGTCGAGAACCAGGGACGGATCGTCTCAAAGAACCAAATAATGGACAGGGTGTGGGCCGAGGCGTTCGTCGAAGAAAGCAATCTCACTCAGAGCGTTTATATGTTGCGCCGAACATTGGGCACGGGCCGGGACGGTGAGAACATCATCGAAACAGTTCCCCGCCGCGGCTTCCGGATCGCGATTCCGATCACAAACGGCGAAACTCCGGTATGCGAGGAGCCAGATTCGGACGCGCCGGCGACGAACCGTCGTGCATCCTTCAACCGCCTCAAGGTCGCCATCGTGGTTATGACGATTCTGGTCACGACTGCTTTGCTGGCACTTGCGGCCGTCAAATTCCTGAATTCAGCGACGGCGTCGAATGCACCCGTTGAAAATGTCTCGTTTCAACGTTTGACGTTCACCGGTGACATTGCTTCGCCGGTCATTTCACCGGACGGCAAGTCGATCGCGTTTGTTCGCGACGGCGCGATTCATTTGCAGGACGTCAGCACGGGAAGTCTCCTCCGGCTCAACATTGTCGATCAAAACGATTTCGGGAATCTGCAGTTCTCGCCCGACGGCGAAAACCTGTTTTTCCGCAACGACCGGCGAACCAATGCCGCCGGCGATGTCTTTCAGGTCTCTCGCTTCGGCGGCGCGGCGCGCGCCGTTCTCGAGAATTCGTGGAGCTCCGTTGGAATTGCACCTGACGGGAAGCGGTTTTCGTTCATTCGCCACTTTCCCAAATCCGGCAAATGGGCGTTAAAGGTCAAGGATGCATTGACAACGGAAGAACGAACCTTGGTCGAACGGGATTCGCCCAACTCGTTCTACCACACAGGGTTCCCGGCGTGGTCGCCTGATGGCAAGAGTATCGTGATCGTTGCGCAGGAACGCCCGACTTCGACGATCTACGTCGTCGATGTTGAGACCGGTGAGGCCAAGAAACAGAACACGCCGCGCTTTGTCCAGATCGAGCAGACGGTATGGACCGCGAAAGGCGACGGGATCTTGATCGTCGGTCGCGAAAAGGGGCGGTTCTTTCAGCTTTGGCGGATGAGTCTGCCGAGCGGCGAACTCCGGCGCATCACGAATGACCTGAACATCTATCGTCACATTTCTTTGTCGGCTGACGGGAAAAACCTGATCGCCGAGCAGCAAACCTTCTATTCGCATCTTTGGGTCGCGCCGGCCGACGATCCGGAGAATCAACGGCAATTGACGACCGGCAATCTCAATCGTGACGGCAATGCCGGAATGGCGTGGGCGCCCGACGGGAGCATCATTTTCGCTTCTCGCGTTACCGGCGACATCGATCTTTGGTCGGTGCGTCCGAGTGACGGCTTGAGTCAGCAACTCACACGGAACGCCGGTTCAAACAACGTAAATCCGGCCGTTTCGTCCGATGGGCAATATATCTTTTTCGAGTCAAACCGGAGCGGGAAAAGGCATATTTGGAGGATCGGGATCAAAGGCGAAAACCCGACCCAAATCACGTTTTCCGAGAAGGAAGAGGAGTTCTATCCGACGATCTCGGCTGACGGCAGTTGGCTTTATTACGTACAACGAAACGGCAACGGCAATTTCGTCAGTCGAAAATCTCTGGTGGACGGCAAAACGGAAACGATCACCGAACAAGGCAAATTCTCTCCCAACACTCTTCTTTCTCTGTCGCCTGACGGCAATTATCTGGCGTTCCACAATATTGCCGACGTCGGCGATGATGACGCGCCACGAAGAACGACCGAACTCGGCGTGGTCTCGTTGCGCGAGCAGAATCGAGTCAAGATCCATACGCTTCCGTTGTTGGGCGGGACGTTTCTATGGACTGCTGACGGATCTGCCTACGATTATGTTGTGAACACACGCGAAGGTGGTATGGTTCAGCGCCGGACACTCGACGAATCATCCGAAGCACGTACGGTTATGACTATCCCGAATACGAGGATTTTTGGAATCTCCTGGTCGCCGGACCGAAAGCAGCTTGCGATCGCCCGCGGAAAACAGGAGCGCGATGTGATTCTTCTCAGAAGCTTCGATTAG